From the Bradyrhizobium ontarionense genome, the window GTAGAGCTGCGCCTCCGTCGACAGGATGTCGTCGTCGGAGAACGCGAAGGTCGGTGTATCCGGTTCGCCGACGTGGACCTTGTAGAAGCCGCCGATCTCCGACAGACGCCCCTGGCACGAGGTCAGGATGGTCTCCAGCGCATTCGCTGCCTGTGTGTCGACGTTGATCTGCCCGCCACAGCGATAGACAGGCTCCGCGCCGCCGGCCGCGGCAATCGTCGCGCGGCATTTGGCGACCTGTGTGATCCAGTTCGTTGCCGGCAGCCGCGCCGGCGCCATGTTCTGCAGCCCGTAGAGCCACACGCCGTTGTAGTGGAAGCCGCGCAGGATATTGAAGGCATGTACCACGGGATAGTCGTCGCCGTCGCCGCCCCAGGTATTCTCGTCGTTGTATCGATGCGAGCCGGAGCCGCCGACCGTCGAATCCTTCGACGGATCGTAGAGCGGCACCCCGGACAGCTCCCATTTGAACTCGGGAAAGCCGTTCCAGAGATTCTCGTCGGCAAGGTAGGTGACGACGGCGTAGCAGATGCCGCGGCCGATACGATTGACGCCGTAGGGGCGGTCGGCGGAGGACGCCGCATTGATCACATAGGCATCGGCCGCCGTCTGTGTGCCGCCATAGTACTTGATCCAGAGATGCGGTGTGGCCCCACCCTCGCCGTTGTGCGGGCGGATAAACTCCGGCACCGGATATCCGATCGAGCTTGATCCCCAGGTGCCGGCATCCGCGCCGCCAGCGGCCAGCGTAATGCGTTGCCCGTTGACCCACACGCCAACCAGGCGCTCGCGCGGCAGGTCAGACAGAGCGATGACCTGCGTCACATAGGCGTTGGGCGTGTCGCCGAAATTGCCGTGATGGTTCGCATAGGTCAGCGATCCGGCCGTCATGTGATAGCCGAGCCCGAACGAGCGCGGCACGGCGCCGCCGCCGGTGAGCTTGCCCTGGACACCGAAATTGTCGGTGTTCTTTTGCTCCTTCTGGCCCGAGATCGCCTTCGCCGCATAGGATAGGCCGAACGACGCCGCGGCGTACACGGCAGCGTTGAGCGCAAAAGCGACCGCGGTGGCGATGAAGCCCTGCGAGATGCCGATTGCGGCGGCGATTGCGGCTGCTGTGAAGATCGCCATGTCAAAGCGCCTTCAAATAGTGGGTCTCGGCGCCCAGATAGCCGCGACGGCGATAGAGCGCGGCAACGTCCGGATCGTCGCCCATGCCGGCCATGCCCGCGAAGATACAGCCTCGGCCGCGCGCCCACGCCTCATAGGCATCGAGCATCGCGAGCGCCGATCGGCCGCGGTGGTCCGGCTCGATCCACCACGCCGTCTCCTTCGCCATCCAGATCGGAGCGAAACCGTGCTCGAACGCGGCGGCTAACAGCAGCCCCTGCGCAATGCCTGCGATGTCGAGCACGAGGGCACAAGCGAAGCCGCCGCGCAGATGGGCCTGGAACAGGCGCTCGGCGTAGTCCGGCCGGAATGACAAATCTCCGTCGCGCGCTCCGGAGATCCGAATTCCGACGTTCGTCTTCCAGACGCGGTGAAAAGAACGGAGCATCTCGACAGAGCGCGCAGTGTCCGAAGCCGTTGCCTGACGAACGATTCCACGCATCAGAACGGCTGCCCGATGAGTTCACGGGATGCGCCGACGATGTCGATCGTCCCACTCTTCTTCCCCCAGTAGATCTGCCACTCGATCACGGTCGCCGTGTCGCGGTAGAACTCGTCGATCGAATCGCGCAGCCGCTGCGAGGCGTCCGACCGCGTGTCGGGATTGGAGCGCATCAGCTCCTGTGTGTTGCCGGTGCAGGTCAACGTGACGTCGCCGATCTCGCCCTCCGGCGGCGTCTTGATCGGCGCCGTGTCGATCGTGCCGGCAAAGCGCGGGATCGCCGGTGCCACCATCGCGCGTGTCGTGGGATCGAACATGCCGCGGAAGACCTGGACCTTGCCCTGCTTGCAGTCGTAGCCGCGGATCAGATCATTGACGCGATCCGACACCTGCGAGAGCTTCACGGTGACCGTCTGCACTGTCAGGTTGGAGACCAGCGGAATCGCCGATACCGAGACCAGGCCGGCGCCACTCGCGAAGGTGCGCGTCACGATGCTGCCGGTATCGGGGTCGATCACGTCGGCACTGATCGAGCCGAGGTCCGACCAGTAGCCATCCGTCACCGGCGCGCCGGTCGAGCGGTCGCG encodes:
- a CDS encoding GNAT family N-acetyltransferase is translated as MSFRPDYAERLFQAHLRGGFACALVLDIAGIAQGLLLAAAFEHGFAPIWMAKETAWWIEPDHRGRSALAMLDAYEAWARGRGCIFAGMAGMGDDPDVAALYRRRGYLGAETHYLKAL